The following are encoded together in the Dickeya lacustris genome:
- a CDS encoding DMT family transporter encodes MSLIVQKIVTGHTLGFAGFGFLVFLGQHLAGPSGALTASIMMATMPMLGLLTIWALKKNRPHASTFGFILLSFSGVLLVITNGNPAAVLSSSINMTANLLLIAGALCWVLYTIGGSYFPGWSPVRYTTLTTLLGMISVLVIDLFLMATGTVAVPQLAAVTIVVPHLLYMALVAGLMAVLCWNVGNKIITPTNGVLFMDVVPVTAFIVSALNGVVPTDLQLIGATITATALILNNLNQRKLAQMPVAPMKVATSSR; translated from the coding sequence ATGTCCCTGATTGTACAAAAAATAGTTACGGGACACACCCTAGGTTTTGCCGGATTTGGCTTCCTGGTTTTTCTTGGTCAGCACCTTGCCGGGCCTTCTGGCGCACTGACTGCATCAATTATGATGGCGACGATGCCGATGCTGGGGCTACTGACCATTTGGGCATTGAAAAAGAACCGCCCTCATGCCAGCACCTTCGGCTTTATTCTGCTCTCTTTTAGCGGCGTATTACTGGTGATTACCAATGGCAATCCGGCGGCGGTTCTTTCGTCATCCATCAACATGACTGCAAATTTATTGCTGATTGCCGGTGCCTTATGCTGGGTGCTTTATACCATTGGCGGCTCGTATTTTCCTGGCTGGAGCCCGGTTCGTTACACCACGCTGACAACGCTGCTGGGTATGATCAGTGTCCTGGTTATTGACCTCTTTCTGATGGCGACAGGAACGGTTGCTGTGCCGCAACTTGCCGCAGTAACAATCGTTGTCCCCCATCTGCTGTATATGGCGTTGGTTGCAGGTTTGATGGCGGTATTGTGCTGGAACGTGGGCAATAAAATCATCACCCCGACCAATGGTGTGCTGTTCATGGATGTTGTGCCAGTGACGGCGTTTATTGTCTCTGCACTCAATGGGGTAGTACCGACTGACCTGCAACTCATCGGTGCAACCATTACGGCAACCGCGCTGATTTTAAATAACCTGAATCAGCGGAAACTGGCCCAGATGCCTGTTGCACCGATGAAAGTGGCGACGAGCAGCCGTTAA
- a CDS encoding helix-turn-helix domain-containing protein, translating into MYIRKADWHPADIIAALRKKGTSLSAVSRKAGLSSSTLANALYRPWPKGELLIANELGVKPEEIWPSRYYDPQTNIFIDRQNRMRIRSDKP; encoded by the coding sequence ATGTATATAAGGAAAGCTGACTGGCATCCGGCGGATATCATTGCAGCATTAAGGAAGAAAGGAACATCACTCTCAGCCGTATCACGAAAGGCCGGGTTAAGTTCAAGCACTTTGGCAAACGCACTATATCGACCTTGGCCAAAAGGAGAACTATTGATCGCTAACGAATTAGGCGTTAAACCTGAAGAAATATGGCCGAGCCGCTACTATGACCCTCAAACTAATATCTTTATCGATCGTCAAAATCGAATGCGAATTCGTTCTGATAAACCATAA
- the preA gene encoding NAD-dependent dihydropyrimidine dehydrogenase subunit PreA: MADLRTEFLGIKSPNPFWLASAPPTDKEYNVVRAFEAGWGGVVWKTLGLDPHVVNVSGPRYGTLLGADRRVLGLNNIELITDRPLHVNLEEIARVKRNWPDRAVIVSLMVPCEEAAWQYILPLVEQTGADGIELNFGCPHGMSERGMGAAVGQVPEYIERVTRWCKQYSRLPVMVKLTPNITDIRYPARAAKRGGADAVSLINTINSVMGVDLNHMRMTPHTGDKGSHGGYCGPAVKPIALNMVSEIARDRQTADLPMSGIGGISTWRDAAEFIALGCTTVQVCTAAMVHGFPIVRDMISGLSNFMDEQGYRSLEELRGRAVASVTDWRYLNLNHVEKAVIDQELCIKCGRCYLACEDTSHQAISHEKQGERHFEVKEEECVGCNLCASICPVANCITMRHLQPGEVDLRTGNSVSGEYANWTTHPNNPLATAAGAA; encoded by the coding sequence ATGGCTGATTTACGCACGGAATTTCTGGGCATCAAAAGCCCTAACCCTTTCTGGCTGGCCTCTGCGCCGCCGACGGATAAAGAGTACAACGTGGTGCGCGCGTTTGAAGCGGGCTGGGGCGGCGTGGTGTGGAAAACCCTCGGGCTTGACCCGCACGTCGTCAATGTCAGCGGGCCGCGCTACGGCACGCTGCTGGGGGCCGATCGCCGGGTGCTGGGGTTAAATAACATTGAGCTCATCACTGACCGGCCACTGCATGTCAACCTGGAAGAGATTGCGCGCGTCAAACGCAACTGGCCCGATCGCGCCGTGATTGTCTCGCTGATGGTGCCGTGCGAAGAGGCGGCGTGGCAGTACATTTTGCCGCTGGTCGAGCAGACAGGTGCAGATGGCATTGAGCTGAATTTTGGCTGCCCGCATGGTATGAGCGAGCGTGGCATGGGCGCAGCCGTCGGCCAGGTGCCGGAGTATATCGAGCGGGTGACGCGCTGGTGCAAGCAGTATTCTCGCCTGCCGGTCATGGTCAAACTGACGCCGAACATTACCGATATTCGCTACCCGGCGCGGGCGGCAAAGCGCGGCGGCGCGGATGCGGTGTCGCTGATTAACACCATCAACTCGGTGATGGGGGTGGATTTAAACCACATGCGCATGACGCCGCATACCGGCGACAAAGGCTCTCACGGCGGTTACTGCGGCCCGGCGGTAAAACCGATTGCGCTCAATATGGTGTCGGAAATCGCCCGTGATAGGCAGACGGCAGATTTGCCGATGTCCGGCATCGGCGGCATTTCTACCTGGCGCGATGCGGCGGAATTTATCGCGCTGGGCTGCACCACCGTGCAGGTGTGTACGGCGGCGATGGTACACGGCTTCCCTATCGTGCGGGACATGATAAGCGGCCTGTCCAATTTTATGGATGAACAGGGCTACCGTTCCCTAGAGGAGTTGCGCGGGCGCGCCGTCGCCAGCGTGACCGACTGGCGCTATCTAAACCTTAACCACGTCGAAAAAGCAGTTATCGATCAGGAATTGTGCATCAAATGCGGGCGTTGCTACCTCGCCTGTGAAGATACCTCCCATCAGGCGATTAGCCATGAAAAACAGGGGGAGCGCCACTTTGAAGTCAAAGAAGAGGAGTGCGTGGGGTGCAACCTGTGCGCGTCCATCTGCCCGGTAGCAAACTGCATCACCATGCGCCACCTGCAACCCGGCGAGGTGGATTTACGCACCGGAAACAGCGTCAGCGGCGAATACGCCAACTGGACGACGCACCCCAATAATCCGCTCGCCACCGCCGCTGGTGCGGCCTGA
- a CDS encoding TetR family transcriptional regulator C-terminal domain-containing protein → MRSTDDASGGRLLPAGADEGEKGRIRQDNEAVILLAAERVFARFGFRGATMAQIAEAASLPKANLHYYFGNKQTLYLTVLDGILHDWLAPLDGFRPDADPKSAIDAYVRQKMHFSFERPHASRLFANEILQGAPMVHHLLQTELRRLVAEKAAVLDGWIAQGRLPPLDTTHFFFSVWSMTQTYADFDIQIAAVLGEDSHSEQARARATRHVLNSVFRLCGLS, encoded by the coding sequence ATGCGTAGCACGGACGATGCCAGCGGCGGGCGCTTGTTGCCAGCCGGTGCTGATGAAGGCGAGAAAGGCCGCATCCGGCAGGATAATGAGGCGGTTATTCTGCTGGCGGCGGAGCGGGTGTTTGCCCGCTTTGGCTTTCGCGGGGCGACGATGGCGCAAATTGCTGAGGCGGCCTCGCTGCCTAAAGCCAACCTGCATTACTATTTTGGCAATAAACAGACGCTCTATCTCACGGTGCTGGACGGCATTTTGCACGACTGGCTGGCCCCGCTGGATGGCTTTCGGCCCGATGCCGACCCGAAAAGCGCCATCGACGCCTACGTGCGCCAGAAAATGCACTTCAGTTTCGAGCGCCCGCACGCCTCACGGCTGTTCGCCAATGAGATTTTGCAGGGCGCACCGATGGTACACCACTTGCTGCAAACCGAATTGCGGCGGCTGGTGGCGGAGAAAGCCGCCGTGCTGGATGGCTGGATAGCGCAAGGCCGCTTACCCCCGCTGGACACCACGCACTTCTTTTTCAGCGTCTGGTCGATGACGCAAACCTATGCCGATTTTGACATTCAGATAGCGGCGGTGCTCGGCGAAGATTCTCACAGCGAGCAGGCCAGAGCGCGCGCCACTCGCCATGTACTCAACAGCGTGTTTCGTCTGTGCGGATTGTCGTAG
- a CDS encoding ABC transporter permease — MSTERGRYLGDFRQQVLPVAVVALCLTLVWYLLAMALNAPGVIERMADGARWREVLAATLTMSRPVLPAPHQIVLDIWASLTQWPPGSPRNLLLHTAVTASAALTGFVMGVVLGGLLGVAIVHSRTLDKALLPWIVASQTVPVLAIAPIVLIILGSLGITGLLPKATIAMYLCFFPITLAVVQGLRAPQKLELELVHTYAASRIDTFWLVRLPSALPYVFPACRVAIASGLVGTMVAELPTGAQAGLGARLLTGSYYGNTLQIWSALVMASLLGLGLTALVSLIERWVMATRKGAR; from the coding sequence ATGAGCACTGAACGCGGGCGTTACCTTGGCGATTTCCGCCAGCAGGTGCTGCCGGTGGCGGTGGTGGCGCTTTGCCTGACGCTGGTCTGGTATCTGCTGGCTATGGCGCTTAATGCGCCGGGCGTCATCGAGCGGATGGCGGATGGCGCGCGCTGGCGCGAGGTGCTGGCCGCGACGCTGACAATGTCGCGCCCGGTGCTGCCTGCGCCGCATCAAATTGTGCTGGATATCTGGGCCAGCCTGACGCAATGGCCGCCCGGCTCGCCGCGTAATTTGCTGCTGCACACCGCCGTGACCGCCAGCGCAGCGCTAACCGGTTTTGTCATGGGCGTGGTGCTGGGCGGCTTGCTGGGGGTGGCGATTGTGCATTCCCGCACGCTGGATAAAGCCCTGCTGCCGTGGATTGTCGCGTCCCAGACGGTGCCGGTACTGGCGATCGCCCCGATTGTGCTGATTATCCTCGGCAGCCTTGGCATCACCGGGCTGTTACCCAAAGCCACCATCGCCATGTACCTGTGTTTTTTCCCGATTACGCTTGCCGTGGTGCAGGGGCTGCGCGCGCCGCAAAAACTGGAGCTGGAACTGGTGCATACCTATGCCGCCAGCCGAATTGATACCTTCTGGCTGGTGCGCTTGCCGTCGGCGCTGCCCTATGTATTTCCGGCGTGCCGGGTGGCTATCGCCAGCGGACTGGTGGGAACCATGGTCGCCGAGCTGCCGACCGGCGCGCAGGCAGGGCTTGGCGCACGCCTGCTGACCGGCTCGTATTACGGCAATACGCTGCAAATCTGGTCGGCACTGGTGATGGCTTCGCTGCTGGGGTTGGGCTTAACCGCGCTGGTGAGCCTGATTGAGCGATGGGTGATGGCAACACGCAAGGGGGCGCGATGA
- a CDS encoding NAD(P)-dependent oxidoreductase — MKTPTPVGSDAPGIVSGRLSEAHYRAQFSDSHPPLSATQAVIEAERCYYCFDAPCTRACPADIDVPSFIHRIAQDNVRGAAEVILQANVLGGMCARVCPTETLCEQRCVRHAQDGNPVKIGLLQRFATDSYLANPGKPLFMRAPDTGKRVAVVGAGPAGLTVAHRLAVCGHQVVVFDAQDKPGGLNEYGLAAYKTTGDFAQKEIAWLLSVGGIELRLGQRLGQSITLEGLRAEYDAVFLGMGLAGVNALEIASPPLAGVEDAVAFIAALRQAADMSEVAVGRQVVVIGGGMTAVDAAVQAKKLGAREVTIVYRRGEAQMSASHKEVQWAQHNGVLIRHWAVVQALHGEEGKLNAVTFAVMQPHEGALVASGETFTLPADMVLMAIGQHYDPHPAGPLLALKNGRLRVDDAGRTSLPGVWAGGDCCDGGLDLTVDAVRQGKLAAKSIELALSVDGRVAANDTLSLSLTGQERSHG; from the coding sequence ATGAAGACTCCAACCCCTGTCGGTAGCGATGCGCCGGGTATTGTGTCGGGCCGGTTGAGCGAGGCGCACTATCGCGCGCAGTTTAGCGACAGCCACCCGCCGCTGAGTGCCACTCAAGCGGTTATCGAAGCCGAGCGCTGTTATTACTGTTTTGATGCGCCCTGCACGCGCGCTTGTCCGGCGGACATTGATGTGCCCAGTTTCATCCACCGCATCGCACAGGACAATGTGCGTGGCGCAGCCGAGGTGATTTTGCAGGCGAATGTGCTGGGCGGCATGTGCGCGCGCGTGTGCCCGACGGAAACCCTGTGCGAACAGCGCTGCGTGCGTCACGCGCAGGACGGTAATCCGGTGAAGATTGGCCTGTTGCAGCGGTTCGCCACCGACAGTTATCTGGCGAACCCCGGCAAACCGCTCTTTATGCGCGCGCCGGATACCGGCAAGCGCGTCGCTGTGGTGGGGGCGGGCCCGGCCGGGCTGACGGTCGCGCACCGGCTGGCGGTATGCGGCCATCAGGTGGTGGTGTTTGATGCGCAAGACAAGCCCGGCGGGCTCAATGAGTATGGGCTGGCGGCGTACAAAACCACCGGGGATTTTGCCCAAAAAGAGATTGCCTGGCTGCTGTCGGTCGGCGGGATTGAGCTGCGCCTTGGGCAACGGCTGGGCCAGAGCATCACCCTTGAGGGGCTGCGTGCCGAGTATGACGCCGTGTTTCTCGGCATGGGGCTGGCGGGGGTCAATGCGCTGGAGATAGCCAGCCCGCCGCTTGCGGGGGTCGAGGATGCGGTGGCGTTTATTGCCGCGCTGCGCCAGGCCGCCGACATGAGCGAGGTGGCAGTGGGCCGTCAGGTGGTGGTGATAGGCGGCGGCATGACGGCGGTGGATGCCGCTGTGCAGGCGAAAAAACTGGGCGCGCGTGAAGTCACCATCGTGTATCGCCGGGGTGAAGCGCAGATGAGCGCCTCGCACAAAGAGGTGCAATGGGCGCAGCACAACGGCGTACTGATTCGCCACTGGGCGGTGGTGCAGGCGTTGCACGGCGAAGAGGGCAAGCTTAACGCCGTCACCTTTGCGGTGATGCAGCCCCATGAGGGTGCGCTCGTGGCCAGCGGGGAAACCTTTACGCTCCCGGCCGATATGGTGCTGATGGCTATCGGCCAGCATTACGACCCGCACCCCGCAGGCCCGTTGCTGGCGCTGAAAAATGGCCGCCTGCGGGTGGATGACGCCGGGCGCACGTCACTGCCGGGCGTGTGGGCGGGCGGCGATTGCTGCGATGGCGGGCTGGATTTAACGGTTGATGCGGTACGTCAGGGCAAGCTGGCGGCGAAATCCATCGAACTGGCGTTAAGCGTGGATGGCCGGGTCGCGGCCAACGATACCTTATCACTCTCACTGACGGGGCAGGAGCGTTCTCATGGCTGA
- a CDS encoding ABC transporter substrate-binding protein codes for MIKRSDLFPSGLLVAIALTVTLPAQAAENVTLQLKWVPQAQFAGYYVAQQKGFYQQEGLNVTIKPGGTDISPVQVIAGKSADVIVNWMPDALAAREAGVPLVNIAQVFDRSGMMLTCRKASGVNAPADLKGKTLGVWFGGNEYPFFNWMNKLGYKPDSDIKVLKQGFNVDPLLQKQAACISTMNYNEYWQLIDAGLKKEDLVTFAYEDQGVSTLEDGLYVLGPNLKDPAFVAKMAKFLKASFKGWNYAVSHPDEAAKIVVAEDASGAATEAVQQRQMENVAKLITHANTPAVGYLEPAAYRRTIDVLLNSGGSHPVIKNDPGDDAMSHVVWQAAAK; via the coding sequence ATGATAAAACGTTCCGATCTTTTCCCCAGTGGCCTGCTGGTGGCCATTGCCTTGACGGTGACATTGCCCGCGCAGGCTGCCGAGAACGTCACGCTGCAACTGAAATGGGTGCCGCAGGCGCAGTTTGCCGGTTATTACGTGGCGCAACAGAAAGGCTTCTATCAGCAAGAGGGATTGAATGTCACCATCAAACCCGGTGGCACCGATATTTCGCCGGTGCAGGTGATTGCCGGTAAATCAGCGGATGTGATTGTCAACTGGATGCCGGATGCGCTGGCCGCGCGTGAGGCCGGGGTGCCGCTGGTGAACATCGCACAGGTGTTTGACCGCTCAGGCATGATGCTGACCTGCCGCAAGGCAAGCGGCGTCAACGCCCCGGCTGATTTGAAAGGCAAAACGCTGGGCGTGTGGTTTGGCGGCAACGAGTATCCGTTTTTTAACTGGATGAACAAACTCGGCTACAAGCCGGACAGCGACATCAAGGTGCTCAAGCAGGGCTTTAATGTTGATCCGCTGCTGCAAAAGCAGGCCGCCTGTATTTCCACCATGAACTACAACGAATACTGGCAGCTGATTGACGCGGGCCTGAAAAAAGAGGATTTGGTGACGTTCGCCTATGAAGACCAGGGGGTGTCTACGCTGGAAGATGGCTTGTATGTACTGGGGCCGAACCTGAAAGACCCGGCATTTGTCGCCAAAATGGCGAAATTCCTGAAGGCGTCGTTCAAGGGCTGGAATTATGCCGTCAGCCACCCGGATGAAGCGGCGAAAATCGTGGTGGCGGAGGACGCTTCCGGGGCGGCGACCGAAGCGGTGCAGCAGCGCCAGATGGAAAATGTGGCTAAACTCATTACCCACGCCAATACGCCAGCCGTCGGCTATCTGGAACCGGCTGCCTACCGCCGCACGATTGATGTGCTGCTAAATAGCGGCGGCAGTCATCCGGTCATCAAAAACGATCCCGGTGACGACGCCATGAGTCATGTGGTGTGGCAGGCGGCGGCAAAATAA
- a CDS encoding ABC transporter permease, producing the protein MLGALPLTGALLALVLALLDGGAPLWQTDGLLLLALAALLSPGIPLWRAGVLALLLLLAAVSLLPAAAGGYHYGLTALALALLAMVSVQHLARVRSVRLPDSAVALLFGGWVLYFWQLLVSGFAVPQVLLPTPLAIAQALYDSASLLLGDVVQTVLKSVLAGYLLGCAGGIAVALLIDRQPFLQRGLLPLANLTSTVPLVGVAPIAVMWFGFDWPSKAAVIVLVTFFPALVSTLAGLQASGKLERELMHCYAASPQRTLWVLRLPAALPFIFAALKVNATLALISAIVAEFFGSPTAGLGFRISTEAARMHMPLVWAAIVVASLIGSLVYALLVRLERKVNFWHPSVRGATP; encoded by the coding sequence GTGTTGGGAGCACTACCGCTGACCGGCGCGCTGCTCGCGCTGGTACTGGCGCTGCTGGATGGCGGCGCACCGCTGTGGCAAACCGACGGCCTGCTGCTGCTGGCGCTGGCGGCATTGCTGTCACCGGGCATACCGCTGTGGCGCGCGGGCGTACTGGCGCTGTTATTGCTCTTGGCCGCCGTTTCGTTGTTACCTGCCGCCGCTGGCGGATACCACTATGGGCTGACGGCGCTGGCACTGGCGCTGCTGGCGATGGTGAGCGTGCAGCATCTGGCGCGGGTGCGCAGCGTGCGCCTGCCTGACAGCGCCGTTGCCTTGCTGTTTGGCGGCTGGGTGCTCTATTTCTGGCAGCTATTGGTCAGCGGATTTGCGGTGCCGCAGGTGCTGCTGCCCACGCCGCTGGCTATCGCCCAGGCGTTGTATGACAGCGCCAGCCTGCTGCTCGGCGATGTGGTGCAAACGGTGCTCAAATCGGTACTGGCCGGTTATCTGCTGGGTTGCGCGGGCGGCATCGCCGTGGCGCTGCTGATTGACCGCCAGCCGTTTTTGCAGCGCGGCCTGCTGCCGTTGGCCAACCTGACCAGCACGGTTCCGCTGGTTGGCGTCGCGCCGATTGCGGTGATGTGGTTCGGTTTCGACTGGCCTTCGAAGGCGGCGGTAATCGTGCTGGTGACGTTTTTTCCGGCGCTGGTCAGCACGCTGGCGGGCCTACAGGCCAGCGGCAAATTGGAGCGCGAGCTGATGCACTGTTATGCCGCCTCGCCGCAGCGCACGCTGTGGGTGTTGCGCTTGCCTGCCGCGCTGCCGTTTATTTTTGCCGCGCTGAAGGTGAACGCGACGCTTGCGTTAATCAGCGCCATTGTCGCGGAGTTCTTCGGCTCGCCGACTGCCGGGCTCGGCTTTCGCATCTCCACCGAGGCCGCCCGGATGCACATGCCGCTGGTGTGGGCGGCGATTGTGGTGGCCTCGCTGATTGGCTCGCTGGTGTATGCGCTGCTGGTCAGGCTGGAGCGCAAGGTCAATTTCTGGCACCCCTCGGTGCGCGGCGCTACGCCCTGA
- a CDS encoding LysR family transcriptional regulator, translating to MDLNQLKTFVTVAETSSLTRAASLLFLSQPAVSAHIKSLEGEYNVKLFNRTPRGMELTAAGIIMRDEARIALDAANNFITKARTINDVKTCSLGTISVPVILNLPGVLSRLRQHQQDVNLTIRQNISGHIIDGVINGELDAGFVIGHVSTPGIGVLEISPISLCIAGPWSWKEKIAAAKWGDIPSFPWIATPDKCSFTTISRDFFAKNNISVEPSVVADQEKTLTELVCMEMGLTLMREDLALSAQDNQQVFIWPGEKTVSQLCFIWSRKRETSPVVTALIDTVREIWHVVD from the coding sequence ATGGATCTCAATCAGCTTAAAACATTCGTGACCGTAGCAGAAACCTCAAGCCTTACCCGGGCTGCCAGCCTGCTTTTTCTCAGCCAACCCGCTGTCAGCGCACATATTAAGTCTCTTGAAGGTGAGTACAACGTCAAGCTTTTTAACCGCACGCCAAGGGGAATGGAACTGACCGCCGCAGGTATCATCATGCGTGATGAAGCCCGAATAGCGCTGGATGCGGCGAATAATTTTATTACCAAAGCCCGCACCATTAATGATGTAAAAACCTGCTCGCTGGGAACTATTTCCGTCCCTGTCATTTTGAATTTACCGGGGGTGCTATCAAGATTACGCCAACACCAGCAAGACGTTAACCTCACTATTCGACAAAATATTTCCGGGCATATTATTGATGGCGTCATAAATGGTGAATTAGACGCAGGTTTTGTTATCGGCCATGTATCCACTCCCGGCATTGGCGTATTAGAAATATCCCCCATTTCGCTGTGTATTGCTGGCCCCTGGAGCTGGAAAGAGAAAATTGCCGCAGCAAAATGGGGAGATATTCCCTCTTTCCCGTGGATTGCGACTCCCGATAAATGCTCTTTCACGACCATCAGCCGCGATTTCTTTGCCAAAAATAATATCAGCGTTGAGCCGTCAGTCGTCGCTGACCAGGAAAAAACACTCACCGAACTGGTTTGCATGGAGATGGGGTTAACCTTAATGCGTGAAGACCTGGCATTATCCGCACAAGATAATCAGCAAGTCTTTATTTGGCCGGGAGAGAAAACCGTCAGTCAGCTCTGTTTTATCTGGTCACGAAAAAGAGAAACCTCACCGGTCGTTACTGCCTTAATCGACACGGTGAGGGAAATATGGCATGTGGTTGATTAA
- a CDS encoding ferredoxin reductase family protein produces MKFIVLSLLICLAVWVLSLPDIATLPTFIYWRNMLVQLTGLIAVLCITGLLIMALHPPVLEKWLGGMDKLYVCHKYLGIGAGIATLLHWLFAKLPGIAAALAWITPGRRPPHPIDPWRGVMNELGEIAFYCMIFFIAISLMKWISYKNFRIIHKVGAIIALLGVLHSFYMINSDMRWTVFGIACMVLCILSSFIIIYSLAGRIGRRNDFSAQIAAASKINDSTLELTIRVPAAFAHRYQAGKFVFLTTDAKEGKHPFTVSRYDADNHLLTLTIKALGDYTTALVNGPNLAGTSVVIEGPYGEFTLPAHSDKETYWVAGGIGITPFLSWLHQLRASQQQQHNTTLFYCVNSESELIHPATLATLARDAAIDLHIIVRDRDGLLDPARLNTDNCAGVWFCGPVGMRRYLQQQVGQSVLHFEQFDFR; encoded by the coding sequence ATGAAGTTTATTGTCCTATCGTTGCTGATTTGCCTTGCTGTCTGGGTGTTAAGTTTACCGGATATTGCCACCCTGCCGACGTTTATTTACTGGCGCAATATGCTGGTGCAATTGACGGGCCTTATCGCCGTACTCTGTATTACCGGGTTGCTTATCATGGCGCTCCATCCTCCCGTGCTGGAAAAGTGGCTGGGCGGTATGGATAAGCTGTACGTCTGCCACAAATATCTCGGCATCGGTGCCGGTATCGCTACCCTGCTGCACTGGCTTTTCGCCAAATTGCCGGGCATCGCCGCCGCACTCGCCTGGATAACGCCGGGCCGCCGCCCGCCACACCCGATTGACCCCTGGCGTGGCGTGATGAATGAGCTGGGGGAAATCGCGTTTTATTGCATGATATTTTTTATTGCCATTAGCCTGATGAAATGGATCTCCTATAAAAATTTCCGCATTATTCACAAGGTCGGCGCAATTATCGCCCTGCTGGGTGTACTCCATTCATTTTATATGATTAATAGCGACATGCGCTGGACGGTATTTGGCATCGCCTGCATGGTGTTATGTATTCTCTCTTCGTTCATTATTATTTATTCTCTGGCAGGGCGAATTGGCAGACGAAATGATTTTTCAGCCCAAATCGCCGCAGCCAGTAAAATAAATGACTCCACGCTGGAATTAACCATCCGCGTGCCAGCTGCATTTGCCCATCGCTATCAGGCAGGCAAATTTGTTTTCCTGACCACTGATGCGAAAGAGGGCAAACACCCGTTTACCGTTAGCCGATACGATGCGGATAACCACCTGCTGACGCTCACCATCAAAGCGCTGGGCGATTACACCACCGCGCTGGTGAACGGGCCAAATCTGGCAGGCACCTCGGTGGTGATTGAAGGCCCTTACGGTGAATTCACCTTGCCGGCGCACTCCGATAAAGAAACCTACTGGGTCGCCGGGGGGATTGGGATCACGCCGTTTTTATCCTGGCTGCATCAGCTGCGCGCCAGCCAGCAACAGCAGCACAACACCACGCTCTTTTACTGCGTCAACAGCGAAAGCGAGCTTATCCACCCCGCGACGCTGGCAACACTGGCGCGCGATGCCGCCATCGACCTGCACATCATCGTGCGCGACCGTGACGGGCTACTCGACCCCGCGCGCCTCAATACCGACAACTGCGCCGGCGTCTGGTTCTGTGGGCCTGTCGGAATGCGGCGCTACCTGCAACAGCAGGTGGGCCAGTCGGTGTTGCATTTCGAGCAGTTCGATTTCCGCTAG
- a CDS encoding EamA family transporter, translating into MFPVMTDALQHIDPFNFTTLRYGIAGLAFALLLLLKEGRQSFNLKGERWGLAWLFGTLGCVP; encoded by the coding sequence ATGTTTCCGGTAATGACCGATGCACTGCAACATATTGACCCGTTTAATTTCACTACGCTGCGTTATGGTATTGCCGGGCTGGCATTTGCGCTGTTGCTGCTATTAAAAGAAGGTCGTCAAAGTTTTAATTTAAAAGGCGAGCGTTGGGGGCTGGCATGGTTGTTCGGCACATTAGGCTGTGTCCCTTAA